The Longimicrobiales bacterium nucleotide sequence CCGTTTTGCGTCGGGCGGCTCGTTCCTCAGCCGTGGCGCCCGCGCCGAACAACTGATCGAAGGCGACCCGCGGGTCCCTGATCATTGGAAGCGGCACACTCTCGGACTTCCACGAGATGGTGTCGGTGTACACACAAGCGTAGCCATAGGCACAACCACCTGCCTGATCCACGTTTTCGATGCAGAGCTGCATGGACGAAATCGGCGTGTCGTCACCGACTTCTTCTGCGTAGATCTGATCAAGCGACTTCCCGGCGCGTACGTCGGACCCTTCCGTCTGGAACGGGTGCTCCTGGGTGAGGAATACGGCACTCGACCGGAAATGGTCACCACCGATCTCTTGGGCCGCGCGCGCTTCGGCGCCCTCGACGTCTGTGTTGGAGACGATCGTGAGGTAGTCGCGGAACCTCTCCATGGGAGCCAGGCTGCCGCCGCTCAGGTCGAAGTCACGCCCGATATCCGCAGGGTTCCAGAGGTGTTGCGAGGCACCCCACTCGTTACTGCCCGCTGCGCCGTGCACCATCTCGATGCCCACGAAGCGAGTCTTGTCGAGTTCCTTCGCGGTCTCGGACCAGGGACTACGGGCCGGGATCATCGCGTCTAGAAAAGGCAGTGCGACGCTCGCGCCCATTCCACGAAGGAAGGTGCGCCGCTCAATGTGCTTGTTGGTCAGGAAAGTCATCGCCTGAGTTCCTCGGGTCTTAGTTAGCGATTCGTAATTGCTTGTGTTTCTAGTGCCCCATTTCGTCCGCGACCGCTTCTACTTTACTCATGCGGAACGCCGGGCTCTGGACTACGCCCATGATGAACGACGACATCTTGTAGCCGTTCTCAGATGCATCTGCTTCAATTTCACGAATCGTCGGCATGTCGAAGTATTCGACCCGACGACCCAAGGCATAAGCCATCATGTTGCGCGCGAAGGTGCGCACGAACACGGATGGACGGCTCAGGATGGCGTTGCGCAGGTCGGCCGGGCCATTGATGGGTGATCCATCGTACAACTGCCCAGACGCGTCGATTTCCACCCCGTTCTCTTTGATTCTCCATGTGCCGGTCACGTCGAAGTTGTCGAGTGCCAGGCCAATGGGGTCGATCACGTTGTGGCAGGAGCTACACGACGGGTTGGCCCGGTGCTGTTCCATACGCTCACGTGTCGTGAGTTCACGGCCATCGGTGGCGGCGGCAGTTTCTTCGAATGCTGGAATGTTCGGCGGTGGTGGGGGCGGCGGACTTCCAAGCATTACCTCCATCACCCACTTCCCGCGTAGTACAGGAGACGTCCGGTTCGCGTGGGACGTCATCATCAAGATGCTGGCGTGTCCGAGTAGGCCGCGACGGTTCGTGTCCGCGATGGGAACCTTGCGGAAGTGGGGCCCAGTGATGTCTGGGAGGTCGTAGTGCCGCCCGAGGCGCTCGTTCACGAACGTGTAGTCGGCCGTGAGCAGGTCGAAGATGTTCTTGTCTTCCTGCACGATGTTGTGGAAGAGCAACTCCGTCTCGCGGTTCATCGCTTCAGCCAACGTGTTGTCATAGTACGGATAGAGCTGCGCGTCCGGGTGGATCTTCTCTAGGTCCTGGAGACGCAGCCACTGCGACGCGAACCGCGTCGCCAAGGACTCGGCGCGAGGGTCCGCCAACATGCGCCGCGTCTGTTCTTCGAGGACATCCGAGTCGGTCAGGTCCCCGCTTTCTGCGACCGCGATCAGCTCTGCGTCTGGGGGTGTAGCCCACAGGAAGAACGACAGGCGTGTCGCGAGATCATTGGCACTGATGTCGTACACGTCGCCCGGTGTGACTCCAGACGGAATCTCCTCCAAGCGGAACACGAAGTGCGGACTCGCCAGGATTGCCTGCAGCGCGGTTCGGATCCCGTACTCGAAGCCGCCCCCGTCGTTGCCCTGGTCGAAGAAGACCATGAGGTCGCTGAGGTCGTCACCCTTGAGCGGGCGCCGATACGCCTTGGAGGCCAACTGTTCCACGATTTCTTCAGCGCAGGGACGTTCCTCAGCCATCGACGTCGGCCGGCACGTGAAGATCACGTTGCGAGCGGGGGTCTCGGAAACTCCCGAAACGCTGAAGGGTCCGGAGATCGTCATGTCACGCAGGTGCGGCCCTGTCGTAACGCCGTACGCGGTCCCGATCTGTGAGTCGGCCAGCGTATAGTCGACCGGGGTGATCAGGTCGACCACGGGCCCTTCGAACTTCTGGATGAATGCAGCGGAGACCCGGTGCGGCCCGGCGGGCACATGAATCGAAGGGGTCTCGAGGCGTAGCCCGGTCGGGTCGGATTCGGACATCCACCGATCGATGTGCAGCAGCGCCACACGCGAGCCATTGATCGAGACCTCAAGTTGTTCGTTCGGTGACGTGAGGCCGTAAAGATTTCCTGTTGGCTCCGGGTGGAGCTCGAGTTCGAAGATGTACTCGCCGTCGGCTGGGAAGTTGTGTACAACCGATGTGCCGCCACGTGTGCCGAGGGGCGTCCCTTCGATGTGAACCATCTGGGACATCGTCTTGGCGACCTTAAATACCGCTGAAGACGGCGAGGCGTCGGGATCCCCGACCGCAGCTCTGCTCAAGAACCCTGCAGCGCGCATGTAGCCTTCCATCAACGTCGCGGACAGCATCTGCATGTCGGCGATGTTGTCGAAGTTCTCGCTCATGGTCTCATTCGGCAGGAACGCAGAGGCGTCCATTTCGAAGCCGAAGAGTTCTCGGGCCGCCCCCTCATACTCGGCGCGATTGAGCCGCTGGAACGTCCGGTACCCCGGGTTCGGGTTGTCTCGGGCTGCCTCGTCGAGGGAGTTCTCGAGGGTTTCAGCCAGAAGCGCCAGCGTGTCCTCAGGGGGACGGCGAGAGGTGGCGGGAGGCATCATGCCGGCGCGGAGCTTGTGAACAACCTTTTCCGCCAGCTCGGCCTTGGTCATCGGGTTGCCGATGTCGAAGCCTTCGAGTGACATGTTGCCCGTCATGCGACGATCCGAGTGACAACGCACGCAGTACTGCTGAACAACTTCGTTCAGTGTCTCATCCAGCGGCCCTTCCGGCACGGCGGCTGCAGACACATGAGGAGCGTAAGCGACGACCGGATCCGTCCCGGTCGAGGGAGCGACCCCAATTAGCACGAGACCCGCAATCAGCATCGCGGACGCGTAGTTATTCATTCTGACCTCGGTTCACACGCACAAGAGATTGCAGCTTGTCACATAGAATAAGGACCCTTGGACAGCCAAAATGCTGACCGCTGCAGGACCCCGGTTGTAATTAATGAAACAATACCTGTGGTCCGGCGCTTTGGCTAGTGAACGGGCGGGGGTGGCGGCGGCTCTAAACGTGGTGATCTTGGGCGCATCATGAACCAAGAAAAACCGCACCTTGGGTGGCTTCACCGATTCTTCGACGCCTATTACGCTAGGCGACCCGTAAACGCCACCTTCGTCGGCGTGCACGAGCACGACGGGGTGCTTCCCGATTTTTCCGAGGTGGGTCTCGGGGAAGCGGTCGCAGA carries:
- a CDS encoding DUF1592 domain-containing protein, with protein sequence MNNYASAMLIAGLVLIGVAPSTGTDPVVAYAPHVSAAAVPEGPLDETLNEVVQQYCVRCHSDRRMTGNMSLEGFDIGNPMTKAELAEKVVHKLRAGMMPPATSRRPPEDTLALLAETLENSLDEAARDNPNPGYRTFQRLNRAEYEGAARELFGFEMDASAFLPNETMSENFDNIADMQMLSATLMEGYMRAAGFLSRAAVGDPDASPSSAVFKVAKTMSQMVHIEGTPLGTRGGTSVVHNFPADGEYIFELELHPEPTGNLYGLTSPNEQLEVSINGSRVALLHIDRWMSESDPTGLRLETPSIHVPAGPHRVSAAFIQKFEGPVVDLITPVDYTLADSQIGTAYGVTTGPHLRDMTISGPFSVSGVSETPARNVIFTCRPTSMAEERPCAEEIVEQLASKAYRRPLKGDDLSDLMVFFDQGNDGGGFEYGIRTALQAILASPHFVFRLEEIPSGVTPGDVYDISANDLATRLSFFLWATPPDAELIAVAESGDLTDSDVLEEQTRRMLADPRAESLATRFASQWLRLQDLEKIHPDAQLYPYYDNTLAEAMNRETELLFHNIVQEDKNIFDLLTADYTFVNERLGRHYDLPDITGPHFRKVPIADTNRRGLLGHASILMMTSHANRTSPVLRGKWVMEVMLGSPPPPPPPNIPAFEETAAATDGRELTTRERMEQHRANPSCSSCHNVIDPIGLALDNFDVTGTWRIKENGVEIDASGQLYDGSPINGPADLRNAILSRPSVFVRTFARNMMAYALGRRVEYFDMPTIREIEADASENGYKMSSFIMGVVQSPAFRMSKVEAVADEMGH